A region from the Actinoplanes sp. OR16 genome encodes:
- a CDS encoding MerR family transcriptional regulator — protein MRIGDLAAATGASARSLRYYEEQGLLVSERSPGGQRGYPEAAVERVGLIRSLLAAGLTSAAIRDVLPCVADESIRTPWLAARLGDELTRVESQIADLHRTRDILAGLINQYKISGTGGSALSGSQA, from the coding sequence ATGCGGATCGGCGACCTCGCGGCGGCGACCGGGGCGAGCGCCCGTTCGCTGCGCTACTACGAGGAGCAGGGCCTGCTCGTCAGCGAGCGCAGCCCGGGCGGCCAGCGCGGTTATCCGGAGGCCGCCGTCGAGCGGGTCGGGCTGATCCGCTCGCTGCTCGCCGCCGGCCTGACCAGCGCGGCCATCCGTGACGTGCTGCCGTGCGTGGCCGACGAGTCGATCCGCACGCCGTGGCTCGCCGCCCGTCTCGGCGACGAGCTCACCCGCGTCGAGAGCCAGATCGCGGACCTGCACCGCACCCGCGACATCCTGGCCGGGCTCATCAATCAATACAAGATCAGCGGTACGGGGGGAAGCGCCCTGTCAGGGAGTCAGGCGTGA
- a CDS encoding 12-oxophytodienoate reductase: protein MTLTTPFRIGGLTLPNRFVMAPMTRFRSPGGVPSAEVASYYGRRAENGVGLIVTEGTLVGHPSASHETTVPRMVSAPAWQPVTAAVHSAGGRIAAQLWHLGSERAAPFLTASNMTVTDIDTIVESFAASARVAVAAGFDAVEIHAAHGYLLDEFLWPVTNQRTDAFGGTPARRAAFPATVVAAVRAQLPASMPLIVRFSQFKERDYSARIASSPTELAALLEPLAAAGADVLHASQRRFWEPAFDGSPLNLAGWARRITGLPSITVGSVALGSDFAHRERLESGLDQGEFDLVALGRILLGNPSWVRLALDGRFSEIRSYEKAHEDVYF from the coding sequence ATGACGCTGACAACCCCGTTCCGCATCGGCGGACTCACCCTCCCGAACCGTTTCGTGATGGCGCCGATGACCCGGTTCCGCTCCCCGGGCGGGGTCCCGTCGGCCGAGGTGGCCTCGTATTACGGCCGCCGCGCCGAGAACGGCGTCGGCCTCATCGTCACCGAGGGAACGCTGGTCGGGCATCCGAGCGCGAGCCACGAGACGACCGTCCCGCGGATGGTCTCCGCTCCGGCCTGGCAGCCGGTGACCGCCGCGGTCCATTCCGCCGGTGGCCGGATCGCGGCGCAGCTCTGGCACCTCGGTAGTGAGAGAGCCGCTCCATTCTTGACCGCGTCGAACATGACCGTGACCGATATCGACACCATTGTGGAGTCCTTCGCCGCGTCCGCGCGAGTCGCCGTGGCGGCCGGTTTCGACGCCGTGGAGATCCACGCGGCGCACGGGTACCTGCTCGACGAGTTCCTCTGGCCGGTCACGAACCAGCGCACTGACGCGTTCGGCGGAACTCCTGCCCGGCGCGCGGCCTTCCCGGCCACGGTGGTGGCCGCGGTCCGTGCGCAGCTTCCGGCCTCGATGCCTTTGATCGTACGGTTCTCGCAGTTCAAGGAGCGCGACTACAGCGCCCGGATCGCCTCCTCGCCGACCGAGCTGGCGGCTCTGCTGGAACCGCTCGCGGCCGCCGGCGCCGACGTCCTGCACGCGTCACAGCGGCGCTTCTGGGAACCGGCGTTCGACGGTTCGCCCCTGAACCTGGCCGGCTGGGCCCGCCGGATCACCGGTCTGCCGTCGATCACGGTCGGGTCGGTCGCGCTGGGGTCGGACTTCGCGCACCGGGAACGTCTCGAGTCCGGTCTCGATCAGGGCGAGTTCGATCTCGTGGCGCTCGGGCGGATCCTGCTCGGCAACCCGTCTTGGGTCCGGCTGGCGTTGGACGGCCGGTTCAGCGAGATCCGGTCGTACGAGAAAGCGCATGAAGACGTCTATTTCTGA
- the fdhA gene encoding formaldehyde dehydrogenase, glutathione-independent, producing the protein MSGNRAVVYQGPGRVEVVELDYPSYEVKDGPGVNKMNVGRRTPHGAILKTVATNICGSDQHMVRGRTTAPEGLVLGHEITGEVIDVGPDVEYIRVGDVVSVPFNISCGRCRNCKERKTGVCLNVNPDRPGSAYGYVDMGGWVGGQAEYVMVPYADWNLLKFPDRDQALEKALDLAMLSDIFPTGYHGCVSAGVTTGSTVYIAGAGPVGLAAATSAFLLGAAVVIVGDLNDERLAQARSFGCETINVSNGDPVEQVQQLLGRTAPAIGQPLVDSAVDAVGFEARGHGRDSGTEMPATVLNSLMDLTRAGGAIGIPGLYVTGDPGGVDEAAKVGSLSIRLGLGWAKSHSFVTGQCPVMKYNHGLMMAILHDRVQIAKNVNATPISLADAPQGYQDFDQGAARKYVLDPHNTIRR; encoded by the coding sequence ATGTCAGGCAACAGAGCGGTTGTCTACCAAGGTCCCGGCCGGGTGGAGGTGGTCGAGCTCGACTACCCCAGCTACGAGGTCAAGGACGGCCCCGGCGTCAACAAGATGAACGTCGGGCGCAGAACTCCGCACGGCGCGATCCTCAAGACTGTCGCTACGAACATCTGCGGTAGCGACCAGCACATGGTCCGCGGGCGTACCACCGCCCCGGAGGGCCTGGTCCTCGGGCACGAGATCACCGGTGAGGTGATCGACGTCGGGCCGGACGTCGAGTACATCCGGGTCGGCGACGTGGTCTCGGTGCCGTTCAACATCTCCTGCGGCCGCTGCCGCAACTGCAAGGAACGCAAGACCGGCGTCTGCCTCAACGTGAACCCGGATCGTCCCGGTTCGGCGTACGGCTACGTCGACATGGGCGGCTGGGTGGGCGGCCAGGCGGAGTACGTGATGGTCCCGTACGCCGACTGGAACCTGCTCAAGTTCCCGGACCGTGACCAGGCCCTGGAGAAGGCCCTGGACCTGGCGATGCTCAGCGACATCTTCCCGACCGGCTACCACGGTTGTGTGAGCGCCGGCGTGACGACCGGTTCGACGGTGTACATCGCCGGCGCCGGACCCGTCGGCCTGGCCGCGGCCACGTCGGCGTTCCTGCTCGGCGCGGCCGTCGTCATCGTCGGCGACCTCAACGACGAGCGGCTCGCGCAGGCCCGCAGTTTCGGGTGCGAGACCATCAACGTGTCGAACGGCGACCCGGTGGAGCAGGTGCAGCAGCTCCTCGGCCGCACCGCCCCGGCGATCGGCCAGCCCCTCGTCGACTCGGCCGTCGACGCCGTCGGTTTCGAGGCCCGTGGCCACGGCCGCGACTCCGGCACCGAGATGCCCGCCACCGTGCTGAACTCCCTGATGGACCTCACCCGCGCGGGCGGCGCCATCGGCATCCCCGGCCTCTACGTCACCGGTGACCCGGGCGGCGTCGACGAGGCCGCGAAGGTCGGCTCCCTCTCGATCCGCCTCGGCCTCGGCTGGGCGAAATCCCACTCCTTCGTGACCGGCCAATGCCCCGTCATGAAGTACAACCACGGCCTGATGATGGCGATCCTCCACGACCGCGTCCAGATCGCCAAGAACGTCAACGCCACACCCATCTCCCTGGCCGACGCCCCGCAGGGTTACCAGGACTTCGACCAGGGCGCGGCACGCAAGTACGTCCTCGACCCGCACAACACCATCCGCCGCTGA